From a single Phragmites australis chromosome 7, lpPhrAust1.1, whole genome shotgun sequence genomic region:
- the LOC133924577 gene encoding protein disulfide isomerase pTAC5, chloroplastic-like isoform X2 has translation MITAASTVAAATFPFLSSFHRPRLRPCPSRVTVLFPARATGSSSSWEQREEARWLREEQRWLREEQRWLREESRWRAEREALLTEIAALRLRLRALEGPPSHLAAVDAVASPAPPAAVPAPQPRSALVEEVEVRKEVVMVEEKKAKTEAGSGTGSKSRRTLRAGAEGEDVRAMQEALQKLGFYSGEEDMEYSSFSSGTELAVKTWQATVGTSEDGVMTSELLEMLFTGKTREDVTAKDGINGAAAPAVTGIAEVRQTVVTENGVSGVGVSEHRVFLLGENRWEDPSRLTQKKKPTSTGTAASTKTCISCRGEGRLMCTECDGSGEPNIEPQFLEWVGEDTKCTYCEGLGSIVCDVCEGKKVMPS, from the exons ATGATCACCGCAGCCTCCACAGTCGCGGCCGCCACCTTCCCGTTCCTCTCCTCCTTCCACCGCCCGCGCCTCAGGCCCTGCCCTTCCCGCGTCACCGTTCTCTTCCCTGCCCGGGCCACAGGTTCCTCCTCGTCCTGGGAGCAGCGCGAGGAGGCGCGGTGGCTCCGCGAGGAGCAGCGCTGGCTGCGCGAGGAGCAGCGTTGGCTCCGCGAGGAGTCCCGCTGGCGCGCTGAGCGCGAGGCCCTCCTCACCGAGATCGCCgcgctccggctccggctccgggcGCTCGAGGGGCCGCCGTCCCACCTCGCGGCTGTCGACGCCGTGGCCTCGCCAGCGCCCCCAGCTGCGGTGCCCGCGCCGCAGCCCAGGTCTGCGCTGGTGGAGGAGGTCGAGGTGAGGAAGGAGGTGGTGATGGTCGaagagaagaaggccaagacCGAGGCCGGGAGCGGCACCGGCAGCAAGAGCAGGAGGACGCTGAGGGCGGGGGCCGAGGGCGAGGACGTGCGCGCGATGCAG GAAGCTCTGCAAAAGCTCGGTTTTTACTCGGGTGAGGAAGACATGGAGTACTCTAGCTTCTCATCTGGCACCGAGCTAGCTGTCAAGACATGGCAG GCAACGGTAGGGACTTCAGAGGACGGGGTGATGACGTCGGAGCTACTAGAGATGCTATTTACAGGGAAGACTCGGGAGGATGTGACAGCAAAA GATGGCATAAACGGAGCAGCTGCTCCTGCTGTAACAGGAATCGCAGAGGTTCGACAAACTGTGGTTACAGAAAATGGTGTCTCAGGAGTGGGGGTCTCCGAACACAGAGTGTTTCTTCTTGGTGAAAACAGGTGGGAAGACCCATCCAGGTTAACCCAGAAGAAAAAACCAACCAGCACCGGTACTGCTGCATCGACCAAGACATGCATCTCATGTAGAGGTGAAGGCCGCCTCATGTGCACAG AATGTGATGGATCAGGTGAGCCAAACATTGAACCACAG TTTTTGGAATGGGTCGGCGAAGATACAAAGTGCACATACTGCGAAGGCCTTGGTTCCAttgtatgtgatgtttgtgaagGGAAGAAAGTAATGCCAAGTTAA
- the LOC133924577 gene encoding protein disulfide isomerase pTAC5, chloroplastic-like isoform X1, with product MITAASTVAAATFPFLSSFHRPRLRPCPSRVTVLFPARATGSSSSWEQREEARWLREEQRWLREEQRWLREESRWRAEREALLTEIAALRLRLRALEGPPSHLAAVDAVASPAPPAAVPAPQPRSALVEEVEVRKEVVMVEEKKAKTEAGSGTGSKSRRTLRAGAEGEDVRAMQEALQKLGFYSGEEDMEYSSFSSGTELAVKTWQATVGTSEDGVMTSELLEMLFTGKTREDVTAKDGINGAAAPAVTGIAEVRQTVVTENGVSGVGVSEHRVFLLGENRWEDPSRLTQKKKPTSTGTAASTKTCISCRGEGRLMCTECDGSGEPNIEPQKKDIYTCQQPILTSSRGEDKYFQWMVSNNVHMTRLQPSSSTLT from the exons ATGATCACCGCAGCCTCCACAGTCGCGGCCGCCACCTTCCCGTTCCTCTCCTCCTTCCACCGCCCGCGCCTCAGGCCCTGCCCTTCCCGCGTCACCGTTCTCTTCCCTGCCCGGGCCACAGGTTCCTCCTCGTCCTGGGAGCAGCGCGAGGAGGCGCGGTGGCTCCGCGAGGAGCAGCGCTGGCTGCGCGAGGAGCAGCGTTGGCTCCGCGAGGAGTCCCGCTGGCGCGCTGAGCGCGAGGCCCTCCTCACCGAGATCGCCgcgctccggctccggctccgggcGCTCGAGGGGCCGCCGTCCCACCTCGCGGCTGTCGACGCCGTGGCCTCGCCAGCGCCCCCAGCTGCGGTGCCCGCGCCGCAGCCCAGGTCTGCGCTGGTGGAGGAGGTCGAGGTGAGGAAGGAGGTGGTGATGGTCGaagagaagaaggccaagacCGAGGCCGGGAGCGGCACCGGCAGCAAGAGCAGGAGGACGCTGAGGGCGGGGGCCGAGGGCGAGGACGTGCGCGCGATGCAG GAAGCTCTGCAAAAGCTCGGTTTTTACTCGGGTGAGGAAGACATGGAGTACTCTAGCTTCTCATCTGGCACCGAGCTAGCTGTCAAGACATGGCAG GCAACGGTAGGGACTTCAGAGGACGGGGTGATGACGTCGGAGCTACTAGAGATGCTATTTACAGGGAAGACTCGGGAGGATGTGACAGCAAAA GATGGCATAAACGGAGCAGCTGCTCCTGCTGTAACAGGAATCGCAGAGGTTCGACAAACTGTGGTTACAGAAAATGGTGTCTCAGGAGTGGGGGTCTCCGAACACAGAGTGTTTCTTCTTGGTGAAAACAGGTGGGAAGACCCATCCAGGTTAACCCAGAAGAAAAAACCAACCAGCACCGGTACTGCTGCATCGACCAAGACATGCATCTCATGTAGAGGTGAAGGCCGCCTCATGTGCACAG AATGTGATGGATCAGGTGAGCCAAACATTGAACCACAG AAAAAGGATATTTACACTTGTCAGCAGCCGATACTCACTTCGAGCAGAGGAGAGGATAAATATTTTCAATGGATGGTGTCCAACAACGTGCATATGACAAGGCTGCAGCCTAGCTCCTCCACTCTCACTTAG